From one Vibrio palustris genomic stretch:
- a CDS encoding FdhF/YdeP family oxidoreductase, producing MSIKQYNGSAGGWGALKSTTKHLFQSENVAKNLSNLMKTNQDQGFDCPGCAWGEKGVPGRFRFCENGAKAVNWEATSKGVDRDFFSQYSVTWLNKQTDYFLEYQGRLTEPMRYNEETDHYEPISWDDAFALIAQHLKALDNPNQAEFYTSGRTSNEAAFIYQLFARRLGTNNFPDCSNMCHEATSVALASTIGIGKGTTKIDDFEVADAIFLFGQNPGTNHPRMLETLSSAYRRGAKVVALNNLKERGLQRFTNPQHPLEMLSNGSTPTTSHYFTPKLGGDMAIVRGMVKSLLARHDAAMSEGSSVFDLEFIAEHTQGMDAYLDLVRATSWDDIVEQSGLSFDDITQLADIYQAAERVIVTWAMGITQHKHSVATIQELVNLQLLCGQIGKEGAGLCPVRGHSNVQGDRTVGINEKPNQTFLDNFEAVFGFKPPQEHGHNVVNAIEAMLRGDSKVFIGMGGNLVAAAPDTERVAQAMHQCNLTVNVATKLNRSHVNPGKDSLILPCYGRTDIDLQASGEQKVTVEDSFSMVHSSKGQVKPLSSSMRSEIAIVAGMGSATFGALDPVEWQALADNYDRIRDLMEAMLAGFTDVNTRMDEPGGFYLGNSARELTWNTPQGKAQISANSLPEFVTGLDTGSMTDKRVFVMQTMRSHDQYNTTIYGMDDRYRGVFGERNVVFMNEDDMQEQGLSKGDLIDLEALWNDDIERRIEAFKAVPFDIARGNVAAYFPEANALVPLSSKGDLCDTPTSKSINVCISRTQAEPWLVTSA from the coding sequence ATGAGTATAAAACAATATAATGGTTCAGCTGGTGGTTGGGGTGCATTGAAAAGCACGACGAAGCATCTTTTTCAAAGTGAGAATGTCGCTAAAAACCTTTCAAATCTGATGAAAACTAACCAAGATCAAGGGTTTGATTGTCCAGGCTGTGCTTGGGGGGAGAAAGGTGTTCCTGGGCGTTTTCGCTTTTGTGAAAATGGCGCGAAAGCCGTGAATTGGGAAGCGACGTCGAAAGGCGTTGATCGTGATTTCTTTAGCCAATACTCCGTGACTTGGCTAAATAAACAAACTGATTATTTCCTTGAGTATCAAGGACGCTTGACCGAGCCAATGCGTTATAACGAAGAAACGGATCATTATGAACCGATTAGTTGGGATGATGCGTTTGCGTTAATAGCCCAGCACTTGAAAGCGCTGGATAACCCGAACCAAGCAGAATTTTATACCTCAGGGCGGACGAGTAACGAAGCGGCTTTTATCTATCAACTTTTTGCCCGACGCTTAGGCACCAATAACTTCCCTGATTGCTCTAACATGTGTCATGAAGCCACTAGCGTGGCTTTAGCAAGCACGATTGGTATTGGTAAGGGCACCACCAAAATCGATGATTTTGAAGTGGCGGATGCGATTTTTCTATTCGGACAAAATCCAGGTACCAATCACCCTCGGATGCTAGAAACACTGTCTAGTGCCTACCGCCGAGGGGCGAAAGTGGTCGCCTTAAATAATTTGAAAGAACGTGGACTGCAGCGTTTCACCAATCCTCAGCACCCTTTAGAAATGCTAAGTAATGGATCTACCCCGACAACGAGCCATTATTTTACCCCTAAACTTGGTGGCGATATGGCGATTGTTCGTGGCATGGTGAAATCTTTGCTAGCTCGCCACGACGCCGCCATGTCTGAGGGCAGCTCGGTATTTGACCTAGAATTTATTGCTGAGCATACACAAGGTATGGATGCATATTTAGATCTTGTGCGTGCGACTTCATGGGACGATATTGTTGAGCAATCTGGGCTATCGTTTGATGATATCACTCAACTGGCGGATATTTATCAAGCCGCAGAGCGAGTGATTGTCACTTGGGCGATGGGGATTACTCAACATAAACACTCGGTCGCGACGATTCAGGAATTGGTAAATTTACAGCTTCTATGCGGGCAAATCGGTAAAGAAGGCGCGGGTTTGTGTCCGGTACGTGGTCACTCGAATGTGCAAGGTGATCGTACTGTAGGCATTAACGAAAAGCCGAATCAAACCTTCCTTGATAATTTTGAAGCAGTATTTGGTTTTAAACCACCACAAGAGCATGGACATAACGTCGTTAATGCGATTGAAGCGATGTTACGTGGTGATAGTAAAGTTTTCATTGGAATGGGAGGAAACTTAGTTGCCGCAGCTCCAGATACAGAGCGTGTCGCGCAAGCGATGCATCAATGCAATTTGACAGTGAACGTCGCGACTAAGCTTAACCGTAGCCATGTTAATCCTGGTAAAGATTCTTTGATTCTACCTTGTTATGGACGTACAGATATCGATTTACAAGCATCTGGCGAACAAAAAGTGACAGTGGAAGATTCCTTCTCTATGGTGCATTCGTCTAAAGGGCAAGTAAAACCCTTGAGTTCATCAATGCGTTCAGAAATCGCTATTGTCGCCGGTATGGGAAGTGCAACGTTTGGAGCACTTGATCCGGTTGAGTGGCAAGCGTTAGCGGATAACTACGACCGTATTCGAGATTTGATGGAAGCGATGTTGGCAGGCTTTACTGACGTAAATACGCGTATGGATGAACCCGGTGGTTTCTATTTGGGAAACTCTGCGCGCGAACTGACTTGGAATACCCCTCAGGGTAAAGCTCAGATCTCAGCCAATAGTTTACCAGAGTTTGTAACAGGGCTTGATACGGGCTCGATGACTGATAAACGCGTGTTTGTCATGCAAACCATGCGCTCACACGATCAATACAATACAACCATTTATGGCATGGATGATCGTTACCGTGGCGTATTTGGTGAACGTAATGTGGTCTTTATGAATGAAGATGATATGCAAGAGCAAGGTTTGAGCAAAGGCGATCTGATTGATTTAGAAGCATTGTGGAATGATGATATTGAGCGTCGTATCGAGGCGTTTAAAGCGGTACCATTTGATATTGCTCGCGGTAACGTCGCCGCTTATTTCCCTGAAGCCAATGCGCTGGTGCCGCTGAGCAGTAAAGGAGATTTGTGTGATACGCCAACGTCTAAATCGATTAATGTCTGTATTAGCCGTACACAGGCTGAACCTTGGTTAGTGACCAGTGCTTAA
- a CDS encoding GNAT family N-acetyltransferase, producing MNEGNITYREMQLSDYDAVMALWSEAEGLSLKDADSKEHIARYLAHNPRLSYVAWQSTILVGAVLVGTDGRRGYLQHLAVHSHYRGQGIARQLIDRSLNQLAEQGIAKTHLFVLNDNTQAQHFYEKLGWFARDEVRMYSFNRSENDNV from the coding sequence ATGAACGAGGGCAATATCACATATCGTGAAATGCAATTAAGCGATTATGACGCAGTTATGGCGTTATGGAGCGAAGCTGAGGGCTTGAGCCTCAAAGATGCCGACTCAAAAGAACATATTGCGCGGTATTTAGCACATAATCCTCGACTCAGTTATGTGGCTTGGCAGTCTACTATTCTAGTAGGAGCCGTGTTAGTGGGGACCGATGGACGGCGTGGCTATCTGCAGCATTTGGCGGTACATTCGCATTATCGTGGTCAGGGAATCGCTCGCCAGCTCATTGATCGCTCTTTGAACCAGTTAGCCGAACAAGGTATTGCCAAAACGCATCTATTTGTACTAAATGACAACACACAAGCTCAGCATTTTTACGAGAAATTGGGTTGGTTTGCTCGTGATGAAGTGCGAATGTATTCATTTAATCGTAGCGAGAATGACAACGTATAA
- a CDS encoding sugar dehydrogenase complex small subunit translates to MNNDSSKNPSSSHDKTRRNIIKGLASTSLLSLFPTFNVIADSLRDDVPDAFVSVSKALTQRDVLPEMLVQRFYQALQATHRGFAQQVMTLEQEMNQFKTQNFADKLSPESQQTAKTILSAWYTGIVGDGPEAQVVTYRNAFEFSAVEEVLTPRSYCPNKPGFWAAKPMEKNA, encoded by the coding sequence ATGAACAATGATTCTTCAAAAAATCCGTCATCATCCCATGATAAGACGCGACGTAATATCATCAAAGGGCTTGCTTCGACCAGCCTATTGTCCCTTTTTCCAACCTTTAATGTTATAGCTGATTCCCTAAGAGATGATGTGCCAGACGCGTTTGTCTCTGTGTCAAAAGCACTCACGCAGCGAGACGTATTGCCTGAGATGCTAGTTCAACGTTTTTATCAGGCGCTGCAAGCAACCCATCGTGGATTTGCACAGCAAGTTATGACACTAGAGCAAGAAATGAATCAATTTAAGACGCAGAACTTTGCCGATAAATTGAGTCCTGAATCTCAACAAACAGCAAAAACTATTTTATCGGCTTGGTACACAGGCATCGTCGGCGATGGTCCAGAGGCTCAGGTAGTTACTTATCGTAACGCTTTTGAATTTTCTGCAGTAGAAGAGGTACTCACACCACGTAGCTATTGTCCGAATAAGCCGGGCTTTTGGGCCGCTAAACCTATGGAGAAAAACGCATAA
- a CDS encoding GMC family oxidoreductase yields the protein MTTKKADVVVVGSGVAGGLVANELAKAGKSVLILEAGPRYSRGEIVERFRNQPNKSDFMAPYPSTPYAPHPEFNPNNGYLIQKGEQAYDAQYIRAVGGTTWHWAASAWRFIPNDFKLQSIYGIGRDWPLEYKDLEFWYQRAEEELGVWGPNDEELGSPRSHPYPMSPLPISYNEKVIKDRLNQNDFYVVTEPVARNSRPYDNRPTCCGNNNCMPICPIGAMYNGITHVEKAEANGATVIDQAVVYKVEKGANNKIVAVHYYTPDGESVKVEGDYFVLAANGIETPKLMLMSDVGNSSDMVGRNLMDHPGTGIRFYASEKLWPGRGAQEMTSIVGWRDGDFRSQYAGKKLHLSNMNRTDQVTAEILAQDQLRLGDVLDNEIRDKAARFVQLDSFHELLPHPENRIVPSANQKDAMGIAKPEFHYAIDDYVKRSAVHTREAYGKIAKLMGGTEIQYRDEFSNNQHICGTVLMGSDPKDSVVDSDCRTHDHDNLFIASSGTMPTVGTVNCTLTIAALALRIADTLSKEV from the coding sequence ATGACTACTAAAAAAGCAGACGTTGTTGTTGTTGGTTCCGGAGTCGCAGGCGGCTTAGTCGCTAATGAACTCGCGAAAGCGGGGAAGTCTGTACTGATATTAGAAGCTGGGCCTCGGTATTCGCGCGGCGAAATTGTCGAACGTTTTCGTAATCAGCCGAATAAATCTGACTTTATGGCGCCTTATCCGTCCACGCCATATGCGCCGCACCCTGAATTTAACCCTAATAACGGGTATTTAATTCAAAAAGGTGAGCAAGCTTATGATGCTCAATACATTCGTGCTGTTGGTGGTACAACTTGGCATTGGGCTGCTTCCGCATGGCGCTTCATCCCTAACGATTTTAAATTACAGTCTATCTATGGGATTGGACGTGATTGGCCACTAGAATATAAAGATCTAGAGTTTTGGTATCAACGAGCAGAAGAAGAACTCGGTGTGTGGGGGCCCAATGATGAAGAGTTAGGTTCACCACGTTCTCATCCTTACCCGATGTCTCCACTGCCGATCTCGTACAATGAAAAAGTAATTAAAGATCGTTTAAATCAGAACGATTTTTATGTTGTTACAGAACCCGTCGCACGTAACAGTCGTCCTTATGATAATCGTCCTACCTGTTGTGGCAATAATAACTGTATGCCGATTTGTCCGATAGGCGCGATGTATAACGGCATTACTCATGTTGAGAAAGCCGAAGCGAACGGCGCAACGGTTATCGATCAAGCGGTCGTCTACAAAGTAGAAAAAGGGGCGAACAATAAAATTGTTGCCGTGCATTATTACACTCCTGATGGCGAGTCAGTGAAAGTGGAAGGTGACTATTTTGTATTGGCTGCGAATGGCATTGAAACGCCAAAATTGATGCTGATGTCAGATGTGGGCAATAGCTCTGATATGGTTGGTCGTAATTTGATGGACCACCCAGGTACTGGTATTCGTTTTTACGCGAGTGAAAAACTGTGGCCAGGACGTGGCGCTCAGGAAATGACGTCGATTGTTGGCTGGCGAGATGGTGATTTCCGCTCTCAATATGCAGGTAAAAAATTGCACTTGTCGAATATGAATCGCACCGATCAAGTGACGGCAGAAATTCTAGCGCAAGATCAGTTACGCTTGGGCGATGTTCTGGATAACGAAATTCGTGATAAAGCGGCTCGATTTGTGCAGTTAGATAGTTTCCATGAGTTACTGCCTCATCCTGAGAACCGTATTGTTCCTAGTGCTAATCAGAAAGATGCAATGGGTATCGCTAAACCTGAATTTCATTACGCCATTGATGATTACGTTAAGCGTAGTGCGGTACATACCCGTGAAGCGTATGGCAAAATTGCCAAGCTTATGGGCGGGACTGAGATTCAATATCGCGACGAATTCTCAAACAACCAGCATATCTGCGGTACGGTGTTAATGGGCTCAGATCCTAAAGACAGCGTCGTCGATAGTGATTGCCGTACCCATGATCACGATAATCTATTTATTGCCAGTTCAGGCACGATGCCGACGGTAGGGACAGTTAATTGTACATTAACGATAGCTGCTCTGGCTCTGCGTATCGCCGACACACTCAGCAAGGAGGTATAA
- a CDS encoding c-type cytochrome → MRYRSLFIAVILVVFIGVGAIVSGLWQPTTHSPADIQQIKTTDIPEGMSRGKYIATMSDCTACHTTDESQPFAGGLAMPLPIGTLYSTNITPDKQTGIGNYSLADFKRVLRQGIRKDGSNLYPAMPYTEYTKLSDDDISALYDYFMHEVKPIKQENHESDIPAILAMRWPLSIWNWMFHTQGAYQENPDKSAEWNRGAYLVQGATHCGTCHTPRGIAMQPIAGDEQTKGFLSGADLGGWHAFNITSDDKHGLGSWSNQEIVQYLKTGSVAGKAQAAGTMGEAVEHSFQYMSDDDLNAIATYLRSVPAVSQEGPSRFTQGQAKPQDMAVRGVPLDKLTKDQQVQSLYMGNCAACHGADGGGSPDGYYPSLYHNSVVGSNKPNNLIQVILTGVHRKTQSADVMMPAFGRQLSDQNVADIVNFVTKNYGQKEAKVTPDEVKALRSQTEATP, encoded by the coding sequence ATGCGCTATAGAAGTCTGTTTATCGCAGTGATTCTTGTCGTATTTATTGGTGTTGGCGCGATTGTGAGTGGTCTTTGGCAACCCACGACCCATTCACCTGCCGATATCCAGCAAATTAAGACGACTGACATTCCTGAAGGAATGAGTCGTGGCAAGTATATCGCAACTATGTCGGATTGTACTGCATGCCACACGACAGATGAAAGTCAACCGTTTGCAGGGGGGCTAGCAATGCCATTGCCAATTGGTACATTGTATTCAACGAACATCACTCCTGATAAACAAACCGGGATTGGCAATTATAGCTTGGCAGATTTTAAGCGTGTGCTACGCCAAGGTATCCGTAAAGATGGCAGTAACCTGTATCCAGCGATGCCTTACACCGAATACACCAAGTTATCTGATGATGATATTAGTGCATTATATGACTACTTTATGCACGAAGTTAAACCAATCAAGCAGGAAAACCATGAGAGTGATATTCCTGCAATATTAGCTATGCGCTGGCCTTTATCGATTTGGAACTGGATGTTCCATACTCAAGGTGCTTATCAGGAGAATCCGGATAAGAGTGCCGAATGGAACCGTGGTGCGTATCTAGTGCAAGGTGCGACACACTGTGGAACGTGTCATACGCCACGTGGTATTGCTATGCAACCTATTGCCGGTGATGAACAAACGAAAGGGTTTTTATCGGGGGCCGATTTAGGTGGTTGGCATGCCTTTAATATCACCAGTGATGATAAACATGGTTTAGGCTCATGGAGTAATCAAGAGATTGTTCAATACCTAAAAACGGGCTCAGTAGCGGGTAAAGCGCAAGCAGCAGGTACCATGGGCGAAGCCGTAGAGCATAGCTTTCAATACATGAGTGATGACGATCTTAATGCTATCGCGACGTATTTACGCTCGGTACCAGCCGTCAGCCAAGAAGGGCCATCTCGGTTTACGCAAGGGCAAGCAAAGCCTCAAGATATGGCTGTACGCGGTGTCCCTTTAGATAAACTGACGAAAGATCAGCAAGTACAATCGTTGTACATGGGCAACTGTGCAGCGTGTCATGGCGCCGATGGTGGTGGTTCGCCGGATGGTTACTATCCTTCGCTTTACCACAACAGTGTGGTGGGCAGTAACAAGCCAAATAACCTCATTCAAGTGATCTTGACTGGGGTGCATCGTAAGACACAATCCGCTGATGTGATGATGCCTGCGTTTGGTCGTCAATTGTCTGACCAAAATGTTGCAGACATCGTTAACTTTGTGACAAAAAACTATGGTCAAAAAGAGGCCAAGGTCACACCTGATGAAGTGAAAGCGTTGCGTTCACAAACAGAAGCGACGCCTTAA
- a CDS encoding MFS transporter, translating into MSHSIMNNNDQQVAKAADHKPILFFLALSLVTALINSSAPTPLYPYYQDRFGLSSTMLSVIYGAYAAGVIVSLLVVGQLAKRITDKRVFILPALGVVLVAGIVFCFADSFASLFVARLLTGIGTGALTGAANVSLAKIGPNDKGKTAALIAVLSFTLGLSIGPLLTGLAIHYEFYPAQAPFLVISLMACVAFLGVLKCWPRALKTVSAEKISANLSAGNIENRPVFALCAATLFLCWMVAACILTFGPNLSQRFYHGASNSNLYFSFLVTFYLLIAGISQIVCKKWTALVSVQYGYLIQILSFVIIGSAIAWSSALLACVGVILAGFAYGALFVGSARWVNQMATPANHAKSIALFYLVAYTANWVPIILGCGVDILGLTRVMLGALVVFSLVEVGLLATISKQRVAWLSSES; encoded by the coding sequence ATGTCCCATTCGATAATGAATAACAATGATCAACAAGTTGCTAAGGCAGCGGATCATAAACCCATTCTATTTTTTCTCGCATTATCATTAGTGACGGCACTTATTAATAGTAGTGCACCCACGCCACTATATCCTTACTATCAAGACCGCTTTGGATTAAGTTCAACCATGCTTAGCGTGATTTATGGTGCTTACGCTGCTGGAGTCATTGTTTCATTACTGGTCGTCGGACAATTGGCGAAACGCATTACGGATAAACGCGTTTTTATTCTACCCGCACTCGGTGTTGTGCTAGTGGCAGGCATTGTCTTTTGTTTTGCTGATTCTTTTGCTTCGTTGTTTGTGGCTCGTCTTCTTACTGGTATAGGAACTGGCGCATTGACGGGGGCTGCCAATGTGTCTTTAGCCAAAATAGGGCCGAATGATAAAGGTAAAACTGCCGCCCTTATTGCAGTATTATCGTTTACGTTAGGTTTATCGATTGGACCACTTTTAACTGGACTTGCGATACATTATGAGTTTTATCCGGCGCAGGCGCCTTTTCTTGTGATTTCTCTGATGGCGTGTGTGGCGTTTTTGGGCGTGCTTAAATGCTGGCCGCGAGCACTGAAAACCGTGTCAGCGGAGAAAATATCGGCCAACCTATCTGCTGGTAACATTGAAAATCGTCCGGTCTTTGCTTTGTGTGCTGCGACATTATTTTTATGCTGGATGGTCGCGGCATGTATTTTGACCTTTGGTCCGAATTTGTCGCAACGCTTTTATCATGGTGCAAGCAATAGCAACTTATACTTTTCATTTCTCGTTACCTTTTATTTATTGATTGCAGGAATTAGCCAAATAGTGTGCAAAAAATGGACGGCGTTAGTATCGGTTCAATATGGTTATCTGATTCAAATTCTCTCGTTTGTCATCATTGGCAGTGCTATTGCTTGGTCATCGGCGTTGTTAGCATGTGTTGGTGTGATCTTGGCCGGGTTTGCATATGGTGCATTATTTGTTGGATCGGCGCGCTGGGTGAATCAGATGGCGACACCGGCTAATCATGCCAAAAGCATTGCGCTATTTTATCTGGTTGCTTATACCGCCAATTGGGTGCCGATCATTTTAGGTTGTGGGGTCGATATACTGGGTCTGACTCGGGTTATGTTGGGCGCCTTAGTCGTATTTAGCCTAGTAGAAGTCGGGCTACTTGCTACGATCAGTAAGCAGCGTGTTGCCTGGTTATCGTCAGAGAGTTAA
- a CDS encoding LysR family transcriptional regulator — MNWDDAKYFCEIAKCHSLRGAARALKVDQATVGRRLNALERQLGQKLFHRTTKALSLTEFGASLLPDITAIDKKFALIQRKSDSATNAMTGSVTIATTDTLAHFFLIPAIQRIQSLNPQLTIKLKTGVAITDIGSLEADIAIRGQRPSDNDLVVRKLATITMGLYASPELAANHSLNSLDDVRSFNQLIMFHQQAVPRHWHQVFDGTIDASQVVMECDSQHAIIEGVRASLGIGLISNFMVPDNDPSLVKLIPEFNDYVDIWLVLHPDLTHTPKYRLVIDEIVKQFTSFYES, encoded by the coding sequence ATGAACTGGGATGATGCCAAGTACTTTTGTGAAATAGCCAAATGTCATAGCTTGCGCGGCGCTGCACGGGCATTGAAGGTCGACCAAGCCACTGTAGGTCGTCGTTTGAATGCATTGGAACGTCAACTCGGACAAAAGCTGTTTCACCGCACCACTAAAGCGTTAAGCTTGACCGAATTTGGGGCTTCACTGTTGCCTGATATTACCGCCATTGATAAGAAATTTGCGCTAATCCAAAGAAAAAGTGACAGTGCAACAAATGCAATGACTGGCTCGGTAACCATTGCAACCACAGATACACTCGCCCACTTTTTTTTAATTCCCGCAATACAACGTATACAATCGTTGAATCCACAACTGACGATTAAGCTGAAAACCGGCGTTGCGATCACTGATATCGGTAGTTTAGAAGCCGACATCGCGATTCGTGGTCAGCGCCCGAGTGATAATGATCTCGTCGTACGTAAGCTCGCGACCATCACCATGGGATTGTATGCTTCTCCCGAGCTAGCGGCGAATCACTCGCTCAACTCTCTCGATGATGTCCGGTCATTCAATCAGCTGATTATGTTTCATCAACAAGCCGTGCCACGTCACTGGCATCAAGTATTCGATGGAACCATTGATGCCAGCCAAGTCGTGATGGAGTGTGATTCACAGCATGCAATAATTGAAGGTGTACGTGCCTCATTAGGGATCGGTCTCATCTCCAATTTTATGGTGCCAGACAACGATCCCAGCTTAGTTAAACTGATTCCTGAATTTAACGATTACGTCGATATCTGGTTAGTTTTACATCCAGATTTAACCCATACACCGAAATATCGCTTAGTGATTGACGAAATTGTTAAACAATTCACGAGCTTTTATGAGTCTTAA
- a CDS encoding TetR/AcrR family transcriptional regulator: MSKKEHILDVAQQLFNLHGYTAVGVDWIRDSAGVSKTSMYRHFAGKNKMIEAVLHRRHQDFEESLTACISKVSGCEAKLNSLLDWHLAWFKSPCFHGCMFMHATAEFKSSDTEIIHIAKHHKQWLKGLIQECLAKPDMTTTSQQAEAIMVLLEGMIVRAEFDDLPKNSDVFRDLMLSIAGLPADKALELQN; this comes from the coding sequence ATGAGTAAAAAAGAGCACATCCTCGATGTCGCACAGCAGTTATTTAATTTACATGGCTACACTGCTGTCGGCGTTGATTGGATTAGAGACAGTGCAGGCGTTTCCAAAACGTCGATGTATCGCCACTTTGCTGGTAAGAATAAAATGATTGAAGCCGTACTTCATCGCCGTCATCAAGACTTTGAAGAAAGTTTAACGGCGTGTATTAGCAAGGTATCTGGTTGCGAAGCAAAACTGAATTCACTTCTCGATTGGCATTTAGCGTGGTTCAAAAGTCCATGTTTTCACGGATGTATGTTCATGCATGCAACCGCCGAATTTAAATCGTCGGATACGGAGATTATTCACATTGCTAAACATCATAAGCAGTGGCTAAAAGGCTTAATTCAAGAATGCTTAGCCAAGCCCGACATGACGACTACCTCACAACAAGCCGAAGCGATTATGGTGTTGCTAGAAGGGATGATTGTGCGTGCCGAATTTGATGACTTACCAAAAAATAGTGACGTTTTTCGAGATCTCATGCTCAGCATTGCCGGTTTACCTGCCGACAAAGCGCTAGAACTACAAAATTAA
- a CDS encoding HPP family protein, whose translation MNKLKGGGTLPDRASWRQLCNGLVGGTTGIFMLAMLGEYTGVPWLMAPFGATCVLLFAVPASPLAQPRNVIGGHMVTALIGIMVLYLAGNSPLALALAVGLAIMLMQALRVVHPPAGANPIVIILAGKSVIGLSFLVTPVLFGSVGLVFIASLLSNLGKQTPWPTYWHGVRRKSQKQP comes from the coding sequence ATGAATAAGTTGAAAGGCGGTGGCACATTGCCTGATCGAGCTTCGTGGCGGCAATTATGTAATGGGTTAGTGGGAGGAACTACGGGGATCTTCATGTTAGCGATGCTCGGCGAATACACGGGCGTGCCTTGGCTAATGGCGCCATTTGGAGCGACTTGTGTGTTGTTATTCGCGGTACCCGCTTCGCCGTTAGCACAACCTCGTAACGTGATTGGAGGTCATATGGTGACAGCACTTATTGGCATCATGGTGTTGTATTTGGCTGGAAACTCACCGCTGGCATTGGCGCTTGCTGTTGGACTAGCGATCATGTTGATGCAGGCTTTGCGTGTGGTTCACCCACCTGCGGGGGCAAATCCGATTGTCATCATCCTTGCCGGAAAAAGTGTCATAGGGCTGAGTTTTCTGGTGACTCCGGTATTGTTCGGAAGTGTTGGACTGGTGTTTATTGCCTCGTTATTGAGTAATTTAGGTAAACAAACACCTTGGCCTACCTATTGGCACGGCGTAAGACGAAAGTCGCAGAAACAACCTTAG